Below is a genomic region from Brassica oleracea var. oleracea cultivar TO1000 chromosome C9, BOL, whole genome shotgun sequence.
AGTTTAGGAATGGAACAAGCTTCTTCTTTGTAATCTGTGATCTACCTATCTATATCATATAGGGAGAGGGAGATATTGGTCATGATTTTATGTTATCCCGAAACATATTTGTTTGATTTATAAAAAAAAAATTCCAGAAAACGTGTTGTTAAAATATACAAATCTTTAATTGTAATCTAGAATCTCTTTCTCTATCCCCACTTGCTTTCATATATGCAGAGATCATCATCATCAGCCCGTAAAGAATCTTCTCCATGACTGCCATGGAAGAAACCCACCTGCAGACAAGCTCCAAAATCACTAAAGCTTCTTGTATTAACTGTCTTTCAAAATGTAAAAGAAAGAGATAAACTGAAGATTTACCACATCCCGGACAACGGAAATACTTTTTGTCTCTAAATACAAGTCCTGTTCCTCTACATTCTTCACATCTCTTCTGTTCAATCTGAAACCAAAATCTCAATTAAAATGGACATTTCCAAAAAAATAGATATACGCACGCACATGTGTGTTGTATAATATATGAATATATCTTAATTTAGGTCACATACTATTCTTTTGCTGAATTCAACACCTGCAACAACGAAAGGTGTGACTCCAGCTGCAACATCCATTCATTAGGAAATATAAGGGATTAGAATTAGATTTACTAAATAGATTTTAAATGATTAATCACGACAAGTTAAATTATGTTAATTACCGACAGCTCCAACTATGATTTGCCACGTAATCTCCGATTTGCCTGTCTCCGCCACCGTGTCAGCGAGGTCACCTAGAGCTGACGGCGTTCTGAGCCGTCGTTTACTTATCATCAAACCGTTGCTTCTTCCCCGAGAAACAAAACTAACCGTCGAGTTCTTCCGACGAGGTCCTGATCCAACGGTCCACAAAGACGGAACCAGACACAGAGAAGAAGAAGACGCCTCCATCGTCGCCACCGTGGCTCAGAAATCAAGTTATGCGAGGGGTGGGAATATATTTCGGAAACGACCCGTTTAAATAGGGCCACGTCGACTGATTTTGAGTCGGGTTCGCGCCAACCACAAGATGAATGCGAAAGCCATCATGTGGCTCTAAAAGCAACGGATAAAAAGAAAAATCTTTTAATACATAGAAACGTCGCCCTTTAATCAGAAAACAAGTAACACCATTAAGGTCTTTGTGTATAGCCTAGTAAAATTTGAAAAATGGTCTATTTCAACCCTAACAATTTTGATTGTGATAAATACAATCTAAGGTTAACATGAATTATCAGCGATGGTTGACTTGTTTGCTGGGATTTGATTTTGAGATATTTCGCAAACAAGGTTGTGAAAACAAATTAGTTGTTGGGTTGTTTAGGAGCATGTCAGTGTCTACCTTGTTATTTCAGTGACAGTTCCAACGGTTCTGCAATGGAAGGACTTGTATGCTGAGATTGAAAATGATGAACACATTCAAAACATCATTTCTCATATAAGGGATAACTCATTGGTGTCGACTGACTAATGGTAGATTGTGGTCTTGGGAGCGTTTGGTGATACCTAATACATCTAAGTTCATTCAGCTTATTCCCCAAGAGTGTCATGATAGAAAGATGGGGGACATTCTGGAGTGGTTAAGACGCTTCAACAAATTCAGAGATCGTTCTATTCAGAGGGGATTCAGAAGACTTTCCAAAACAATATCGGTCTTTGCCTATTCCGGATAGAGTTTGGGATGATATCAATATGGACTTCATTGAAGGGATTCCAACTTCTAATGGAGTTAATGTCATTTTCGTGGTAATTGACAGGTTAAGAAATTTGCTCATATTATCATCCTTAAACATCTTTACAGCTACGGATGCTGCTCAAACATTTGTTTTGGAGATAGTAAGATTACATGCATTTCCAAGAAGCATTGTTTCTGATCGGGATAGTCTGTTTTAGTGTTTTTTGGAAGGAAACATTCTGTTTGTCTGGTACTCATCTCAAGTACAACACTGCTTTTCACACACAAACAGACGGCCAGACTAAAATCTTAAATTGTTATTTGTAGACGTATTTACGGTTTTTTGTGTCTTCTCATCCGCTTGTGTAGTCTTATTATTGTATTGGGTTGAACATTGGTATAACACTTGCTATCACAAGTCCCTTAAGACAACTCATTTCATGGTGGTTTATGGAAGGGAACCTCCTACATTGCTTTGTTATGAGGAGGGGTCTACAAAAAATTGAGTTGGAAGAGTCTTTCGTGATATATAATATGCCGGATTGCTTCGAGTCTTTGCTAAAAGCTCAAGAAGTTATGAAGACTCAAGCTGATAAGCATCGTAGAAAGGTGGAGTTGAGGGTGTATGATATGGTGTATCTGAAGTTGAGAATGTATAGGCAACAGATGATGGTAAATCGCTGTGAATAAACATAATTAACATGTCCTTAAAATTATAGAAATTGTATAATTAAATTATAGATTTCATGAATAATACAATTTTCAATCAAAATTTTATTCAGCGCTTTGAAAATGTGTGTCGAACTCTAGTTTACATTTAATATAAAACCACATTAATATGAAGAAAAAACATTACTAAAAGTTAATTTGAAACGGGATGAATCTAAGTTTGAAAAATCTTTGGCGATTTCTGACCGTTAGCAATTAATTCAATTAGTTGAAGAAAATGCTAGTATATTGGTTTACGGAAAATGAATAAAACCTCAATGCATTATAGCCTAAAAAAGGAAAAAAAAAACGAGTCTAGAGAGTTAATTAAAATACTAGGTGATTCATCGACATCAATACATGGGAACAAATATTTACGAAAAAATCTAAATTGCTATAGTTATTAATATTTTTTTAATTTAGTTTAATATTTAATATTATTTTATTTAAGGCTGTTATTTATAAGTTATTGAATTGTGATGTTTTAACGTAATTGATTTTGCAAAATATTTAACTTTGCTATGCTATTTGTTTTTAATATTCTAGTTTGATTTTAATTTGGTATATTTATTTTCTTATTGTTCTATTTTTTTTATTTATAATTTTGTATTTTCTATATTTTGGTTTATTATTGGAGTTTATGATTATTAGTCAAAGCACAAAAAATCTTTATAATTTATGAACTAGCAAAATTAAAAAATTAAAAAATTAAAAAAATATATTGTATGTGACCAGTTTAAAATTCATTGTTTACTAATATGACATTGCATTAAGAATTTATCAATTGAAGTGAAGATTTATCATTTTTATCATATTTTCAATCTAAACACTAAAATATATTTTTAAAGACATAAACATGAATTCAATGAAAAGTGCTTAATATTTTATAAAATTCATTGTAAACAACTTATTTGATTTTTTTTTGAAGGTATTATTAAATAGAAATTATGTTTTTGGCGGAGTAACAAACATTATAGGTATTAAGACCAATTAGATGATTCTATTACATATTATAACTGTTTCCTCGAAAAAATTGTAATCAATGAGTTATTTGAAGTTTTCTTCATTGGAAATCATGGGATAAATTATGTGTGCTTAAAGATAATGGTAGACTAGGCTTTAAGGATCTTATCGATTTTAACACAGCAATGCTTGGTAAGCAATCGTAGAGGCTGATTGAGAAGCCAAATACTCTTTTTTCAAGAGTTTTTAAAGGACAACTCCCCGTCATATGGCTGGAGGAGTATTATTTCTGCTAGATCTCTGGTTTGTAAAGGACTAATTAAAAGGGTGGGAACATGTTCATCTATATCAGTATGGAATGATCCTTGGATCCCAGCCACTCGTCCGAGACCAGCAAACAAAAACCTTCCAAACAGTTACCCGGATCTCACAGTGGATTCCCTCATTAATCAGGAATCCCGAACATGGAATTTACAGGCAATCAT
It encodes:
- the LOC106316723 gene encoding uncharacterized protein LOC106316723, yielding MEASSSSLCLVPSLWTVGSGPRRKNSTVSFVSRGRSNGLMISKRRLRTPSALGDLADTVAETGKSEITWQIIVGAVAGVTPFVVAGVEFSKRIIEQKRCEECRGTGLVFRDKKYFRCPGCGGFLPWQSWRRFFTG